From the Vidua chalybeata isolate OUT-0048 chromosome 28, bVidCha1 merged haplotype, whole genome shotgun sequence genome, one window contains:
- the ARID5A gene encoding AT-rich interactive domain-containing protein 5A isoform X1 translates to MEKNREPQGDPRDPSSPADAPGAGDGAERDKEDKDKEKEEEEAFLVSLYKFMKERHTPIERIPHLGFKQINLWKIYKAVEKLGAYELVTGRRLWKNVYDELGGSPGSTSAATCTRRHYERLVLPYVRHLKGEEDKPLPPSKPRRQYKVNKDDKSKRARKEKGREQVAPDKARPEAGAEDAAERGRGTDGRSSPAIPAPSPSGRCPSPCRSHSETYKRLFSSFYSKGNHPIMSPLAKKKLLAQVSKAESLPCHKRHCPEGRRAPSDTGPEPPGLPGAGPAEQRSPEPSGAPDRAPSVASEAGPARSASPAGRDSQGCPQDGGAAPAVFTGYFHAYRSEGPQPGGCPPLWGYFSNLKDFLEPPSAFPARPEEPEQPPELRSHAGRPWEGRAAAVQACWVPPGATFGPAAPRAGRSRHEEEEEEEEDDDDDEEDEEPFGLAAKSRAVSPLAKEGRDMRSRSPGGHRGLAKPKAVVATPGFTAPLPPDAFKGAALHFPGAFGSPLEHLKTQGVPVAPALSVSPLVIPAFPSPLVVASELCRPLATGAGRLPASYGSSPRLYPAAPWHGQRSPHVPAFPHHARP, encoded by the exons GACGCGCCGGGGGCCGGGGATGGCGCCGAGAGGGACAAggaggacaaggacaaggagaaggaggaggaggaagctttCCTCGTCAGCCTCTACAAGTTCATGAAGGAGCGGCACACGCCCATCGAGAGGATCCCGCACCTCGGCTTCAAGCAGA TTAACCTCTGGAAGATCTACAAGGCTGTGGAAAAGCTGGGAGCCTACGAGCTG GTGACGGGCCGCCGGCTCTGGAAGAACGTCTACGACGAGCTCgggggcagccccggcagcaCCAGCGCGGCCACCTGCACCCGGCGCCACTACGAGAg GCTTGTCCTTCCCTACGTGCGGCACCTCAAGGGCGAGGAGGACAAACCGCTGCCCCCCAGCAAACCCCGCAGGCAGTACAAGGTCAACAAGGACGACAAGAGCAAGAGGGCCAGGAAGGAGAAGGGCCGCGAGCAG GTGGCTCCGGACAAGGCGCGGCCGGAGGCGGGCGCGGAGGacgcggcggagcggggccgggggacAGACGGACGCTCCAGCCCGGCCATCCCggcccccagcccctcggggaggtgtcccagcccctgcaggagCCACAGCGAGACCTACAAGCGCCTCTTCTCCAGCTTCTACTCCAAAGGGAACCACCCCATCATGTCCCCGCTGGCCAAGAAGAAGCTGCTGGCGCAGGTGAGCAAGGCCGAGTCCTTGCCCTGCCACAAGCGCCACTGCCCCGAGGGCCGGCGGGCACCGAGCGACACCGGCCCCGAGCCTCCCGGGCTCCCCGGCGCTGGGCCGGCTGAGCAAAGGAGCCCGGAGCCGTCGGGAGCTCCGGACAGAGCTCCGAGCGTGGCGAGCGAGGCGGGCCCGGCCCGCAGCGCATCCCCGGCGGGcagagacagccagggctgcccgcAGGACGGGGGCGCGGCCCCCGCCGTCTTCACCGGCTACTTCCACGCCTACCGCAGCGAGGGCCCGCAGCCCGGCGGTTGTCCCCCGCTCTGGGGGTACTTCTCCAACCTGAAGGATTTTTTGGAGCCGCCCTCCGCCTTCCCGGCGCGGCCCGAGGAGCCCGAGCAGCCCCCGGAGCTGCGGAGCCACGCAGGGCGGCCGTGGGAGGGCCGGGCCGCCGCTGTCCAGGCCTGCTGGGTGCCCCCCGGGGCCACCTtcggccccgccgcgccccgggcCGGCCGCAGCCGccacgaggaggaggaggaggaagaggaagatgatgatgatgatgaggaggacGAGGAGCCCTTCGGCCTCGCTGCCAAGTCACGCGCCGTGTCCCCCTTGGCCAAGGAAGGCAGGGACATGCGGAGCCGCTCGCCGGGGGGCCACCGAGGGCTGGCCAAACCCAAGGCCGTGGTGGCCACTCCGGGTTTCAccgcgccgctgccgccggaCGCTTTCAAGGGAGCCGCGCTGCACTTCCCGGGCGCCTTCGGGAGCCCCCTCGAGCACCTGAAAACCCAGGGCGTGCCGGTGGCCCCGGCGCTCTCCGTGAGCCCCTTGGTGATCCCGGCCTTCCCCAGCCCTTTGGTGGTGGCCTCGGAGCTGTGCCGCCCGCTGGCCACCGGCGCCGGCCGCTTGCCCGCGTCCTACGGGAGCTCGCCGCGGCTGTACCCGGCGGCTCCGTGGCACGGCCAGCGCTCCCCGCACGTCCCGGCCTTCCCGCACCACGCCAGGCCCTAG
- the ARID5A gene encoding AT-rich interactive domain-containing protein 5A isoform X2 yields MKERHTPIERIPHLGFKQINLWKIYKAVEKLGAYELVTGRRLWKNVYDELGGSPGSTSAATCTRRHYERLVLPYVRHLKGEEDKPLPPSKPRRQYKVNKDDKSKRARKEKGREQVAPDKARPEAGAEDAAERGRGTDGRSSPAIPAPSPSGRCPSPCRSHSETYKRLFSSFYSKGNHPIMSPLAKKKLLAQVSKAESLPCHKRHCPEGRRAPSDTGPEPPGLPGAGPAEQRSPEPSGAPDRAPSVASEAGPARSASPAGRDSQGCPQDGGAAPAVFTGYFHAYRSEGPQPGGCPPLWGYFSNLKDFLEPPSAFPARPEEPEQPPELRSHAGRPWEGRAAAVQACWVPPGATFGPAAPRAGRSRHEEEEEEEEDDDDDEEDEEPFGLAAKSRAVSPLAKEGRDMRSRSPGGHRGLAKPKAVVATPGFTAPLPPDAFKGAALHFPGAFGSPLEHLKTQGVPVAPALSVSPLVIPAFPSPLVVASELCRPLATGAGRLPASYGSSPRLYPAAPWHGQRSPHVPAFPHHARP; encoded by the exons ATGAAGGAGCGGCACACGCCCATCGAGAGGATCCCGCACCTCGGCTTCAAGCAGA TTAACCTCTGGAAGATCTACAAGGCTGTGGAAAAGCTGGGAGCCTACGAGCTG GTGACGGGCCGCCGGCTCTGGAAGAACGTCTACGACGAGCTCgggggcagccccggcagcaCCAGCGCGGCCACCTGCACCCGGCGCCACTACGAGAg GCTTGTCCTTCCCTACGTGCGGCACCTCAAGGGCGAGGAGGACAAACCGCTGCCCCCCAGCAAACCCCGCAGGCAGTACAAGGTCAACAAGGACGACAAGAGCAAGAGGGCCAGGAAGGAGAAGGGCCGCGAGCAG GTGGCTCCGGACAAGGCGCGGCCGGAGGCGGGCGCGGAGGacgcggcggagcggggccgggggacAGACGGACGCTCCAGCCCGGCCATCCCggcccccagcccctcggggaggtgtcccagcccctgcaggagCCACAGCGAGACCTACAAGCGCCTCTTCTCCAGCTTCTACTCCAAAGGGAACCACCCCATCATGTCCCCGCTGGCCAAGAAGAAGCTGCTGGCGCAGGTGAGCAAGGCCGAGTCCTTGCCCTGCCACAAGCGCCACTGCCCCGAGGGCCGGCGGGCACCGAGCGACACCGGCCCCGAGCCTCCCGGGCTCCCCGGCGCTGGGCCGGCTGAGCAAAGGAGCCCGGAGCCGTCGGGAGCTCCGGACAGAGCTCCGAGCGTGGCGAGCGAGGCGGGCCCGGCCCGCAGCGCATCCCCGGCGGGcagagacagccagggctgcccgcAGGACGGGGGCGCGGCCCCCGCCGTCTTCACCGGCTACTTCCACGCCTACCGCAGCGAGGGCCCGCAGCCCGGCGGTTGTCCCCCGCTCTGGGGGTACTTCTCCAACCTGAAGGATTTTTTGGAGCCGCCCTCCGCCTTCCCGGCGCGGCCCGAGGAGCCCGAGCAGCCCCCGGAGCTGCGGAGCCACGCAGGGCGGCCGTGGGAGGGCCGGGCCGCCGCTGTCCAGGCCTGCTGGGTGCCCCCCGGGGCCACCTtcggccccgccgcgccccgggcCGGCCGCAGCCGccacgaggaggaggaggaggaagaggaagatgatgatgatgatgaggaggacGAGGAGCCCTTCGGCCTCGCTGCCAAGTCACGCGCCGTGTCCCCCTTGGCCAAGGAAGGCAGGGACATGCGGAGCCGCTCGCCGGGGGGCCACCGAGGGCTGGCCAAACCCAAGGCCGTGGTGGCCACTCCGGGTTTCAccgcgccgctgccgccggaCGCTTTCAAGGGAGCCGCGCTGCACTTCCCGGGCGCCTTCGGGAGCCCCCTCGAGCACCTGAAAACCCAGGGCGTGCCGGTGGCCCCGGCGCTCTCCGTGAGCCCCTTGGTGATCCCGGCCTTCCCCAGCCCTTTGGTGGTGGCCTCGGAGCTGTGCCGCCCGCTGGCCACCGGCGCCGGCCGCTTGCCCGCGTCCTACGGGAGCTCGCCGCGGCTGTACCCGGCGGCTCCGTGGCACGGCCAGCGCTCCCCGCACGTCCCGGCCTTCCCGCACCACGCCAGGCCCTAG